One window from the genome of Kaistia defluvii encodes:
- a CDS encoding RNA pyrophosphohydrolase — translation MMSGKKPVDPTSLPYRPCVGTVVFNKDGLVFIGERSPNAELTPGDPVWQLPQGGIDKGEDPLPAARRELFEETSIRTVSLLAEAEGWFDYDLPPELVGIALKGKYRGQRQKWFAFRFEGDESEINVLEPGDGSAEAEFISWRWEPLEHLPSLIVPFKRKVYEQVVSAFRHLAP, via the coding sequence ATCATGTCCGGCAAGAAACCCGTCGATCCCACCTCGCTGCCCTACCGTCCCTGCGTCGGCACCGTCGTCTTCAACAAGGATGGTCTGGTGTTCATCGGCGAACGCTCGCCCAATGCCGAGCTGACGCCCGGCGATCCCGTCTGGCAGCTGCCGCAGGGCGGCATCGACAAGGGTGAGGATCCCCTCCCCGCCGCGCGCCGCGAGCTGTTCGAGGAAACGAGCATCCGGACGGTTTCGCTGCTCGCCGAGGCCGAAGGCTGGTTCGACTACGACCTGCCGCCGGAGCTGGTCGGCATCGCGCTTAAGGGCAAGTATCGCGGCCAACGACAGAAGTGGTTTGCCTTCCGCTTCGAGGGCGACGAGAGCGAGATCAACGTGCTGGAGCCCGGCGACGGCAGCGCCGAGGCGGAGTTCATCTCCTGGCGCTGGGAGCCGCTCGAGCACCTGCCGTCGCTGATCGTGCCGTTCAAGCGCAAGGTCTACGAGCAGGTCGTCTCGGCGTTCCGGCATCTGGCGCCCTGA
- a CDS encoding RcnB family protein: protein MKKILLATIALSMFATPAAFAQQYRGDRDQGRGHGGYEQQHRQPQMKKHDYRKRWSKGQRVPSQARGNRVDYKRHHLKAPPRGYQWVENDGQYLMIGIASGLIAAIANPGR, encoded by the coding sequence ATGAAGAAGATTCTTCTCGCCACCATCGCCCTGTCGATGTTCGCCACGCCCGCCGCCTTTGCCCAGCAATACCGCGGCGACCGGGACCAGGGCCGCGGCCATGGCGGCTACGAGCAGCAGCATCGCCAGCCGCAGATGAAGAAGCACGACTACCGCAAGCGGTGGTCGAAGGGTCAGCGCGTGCCGTCCCAGGCGCGTGGCAACCGGGTCGACTACAAGCGCCATCACCTCAAGGCCCCGCCGCGCGGCTACCAGTGGGTCGAGAATGACGGCCAGTACCTGATGATCGGCATTGCCAGCGGCCTGATCGCGGCGATCGCCAACCCCGGCCGGTAA
- a CDS encoding F0F1 ATP synthase subunit epsilon, with amino-acid sequence MAEPFPFELVSPERLLLSESVVSVVVPGTDGEFTVLKDHAPFMATIKPGCVVVTQVGGGVQKFFVRGGFADVNGAGLTILAEQAIPLESLDPEAFALEIRNAEEDVADARDDAQRTVAQTKLQQLQDIREALGH; translated from the coding sequence ATGGCAGAACCGTTCCCGTTCGAACTCGTCTCACCCGAGCGGCTCCTGCTTTCGGAGTCGGTCGTGTCGGTCGTGGTCCCGGGCACTGATGGCGAGTTCACGGTCCTTAAGGACCATGCTCCCTTCATGGCGACCATCAAGCCGGGCTGCGTTGTCGTCACCCAGGTTGGCGGCGGTGTTCAGAAGTTCTTCGTGCGCGGCGGCTTCGCCGACGTGAACGGGGCCGGCCTGACCATCCTCGCCGAGCAGGCGATTCCGCTGGAAAGCCTTGATCCCGAAGCGTTCGCGCTCGAGATCCGCAATGCCGAGGAAGACGTCGCGGATGCCCGCGACGACGCCCAACGCACGGTGGCGCAGACCAAGCTGCAGCAGCTTCAGGATATCCGCGAAGCCCTCGGACACTGA
- the atpD gene encoding F0F1 ATP synthase subunit beta yields MANTNQQAGSGRVTQVIGAVVDVQFDGHLPAILNALETDNNGNRLVLEVAQHLGESTVRCIAMDVSEGLVRGQRVKDLGGPIMVPVGVGTLGRIMNVIGEPIDEAGPVEAEGLRPIHAPAPSYSEQATSAEILVTGIKVVDLLAPYSKGGKVGLFGGAGVGKTVLIQELINNVAKVHGGYSVFAGVGERTREGNDLYHEFIDAKVNADPHNPDPAVKSKCALVFGQMNEPPGARARVALTGLTVAENFRDQGQDVLFFVDNIFRFTQAGSEVSALLGRIPSAVGYQPTLATDMGQLQERITTTHKGSITSVQAIYVPADDLTDPAPATSFAHLDATTVLSRAISEKGIYPAVDPLDSTSRMLTPAIVGEEHYAVARQVQQILQRYKSLQDIIAILGMDELSEEDKLTVARARKIERFLSQPFDVAEAFTGSPGVQVKIEDTIKGFKGLCEGAYDHLPEAAFYMVGTIEEAIAKAKKLAAAA; encoded by the coding sequence ATGGCGAACACCAATCAGCAGGCCGGCTCCGGCCGCGTCACCCAGGTTATCGGCGCCGTCGTCGACGTGCAGTTCGATGGCCATCTGCCCGCGATCCTGAACGCGCTCGAAACCGACAATAACGGCAACCGCCTCGTACTGGAGGTCGCCCAGCATCTCGGCGAATCCACCGTGCGCTGCATCGCCATGGACGTGTCGGAAGGCCTCGTCCGCGGCCAGCGGGTCAAGGACCTCGGCGGCCCGATCATGGTTCCCGTCGGCGTCGGTACGCTCGGCCGCATCATGAACGTCATCGGCGAGCCGATCGACGAAGCCGGTCCGGTTGAGGCCGAAGGCCTGCGTCCGATCCATGCGCCCGCCCCGTCCTATTCGGAGCAGGCCACCTCGGCCGAGATCCTGGTCACCGGCATCAAGGTCGTCGACCTGCTGGCACCGTATTCCAAGGGCGGCAAGGTCGGCCTGTTCGGCGGCGCCGGCGTCGGCAAGACCGTTCTGATCCAGGAACTGATCAACAACGTCGCGAAGGTGCACGGCGGTTACTCCGTGTTCGCCGGCGTGGGCGAGCGTACCCGCGAGGGCAACGACCTCTACCACGAGTTCATCGACGCCAAGGTGAATGCCGATCCGCACAATCCCGATCCGGCCGTCAAGTCGAAGTGCGCGCTCGTGTTCGGCCAGATGAACGAGCCGCCGGGCGCCCGCGCCCGCGTCGCGCTGACCGGCCTGACCGTCGCCGAGAACTTCCGCGACCAGGGCCAGGACGTGCTGTTCTTCGTCGACAACATCTTCCGCTTCACCCAGGCGGGTTCGGAAGTGTCGGCTCTGCTCGGCCGTATCCCGTCGGCCGTGGGCTACCAGCCCACGCTGGCGACCGACATGGGCCAGCTCCAGGAACGCATCACCACCACGCATAAGGGCTCGATCACGTCCGTGCAGGCCATCTACGTGCCGGCCGACGACTTGACCGACCCGGCGCCGGCCACCTCCTTCGCCCACCTTGACGCCACGACCGTTCTGTCGCGCGCCATCTCGGAAAAGGGCATCTACCCGGCCGTGGATCCGCTCGACTCGACCTCGCGCATGCTGACCCCGGCGATCGTCGGCGAAGAGCATTACGCGGTCGCCCGTCAGGTCCAGCAGATCCTGCAGCGCTACAAGTCGCTCCAGGACATCATCGCGATCCTGGGCATGGACGAGCTTTCCGAAGAGGACAAGCTCACCGTCGCCCGCGCCCGCAAGATCGAGCGCTTCCTGTCGCAGCCCTTCGACGTCGCCGAGGCCTTCACGGGTTCGCCGGGCGTCCAGGTCAAGATCGAAGACACGATCAAGGGCTTCAAGGGCCTCTGCGAAGGCGCCTACGATCATCTCCCCGAGGCCGCCTTCTACATGGTCGGCACGATCGAGGAAGCGATTGCCAAGGCCAAGAAGCTCGCGGCAGCAGCCTGA
- a CDS encoding F0F1 ATP synthase subunit gamma: MPSLKELKNRIASVKATQKITKAMQMVAAAKLRRAQAAAEAARPYAERMNAVLANVAAGVNTDDGPKLLAGTGSDQTHLLVVCTAERGLCGAFNSSIARLARDHALRLQRDGKTVKILCVGKKGYDILRRQFQTEIIELIELRTVKQIGFVNADAIGRKLLQLYEDGQFDVATLFYAKFRSVIQQIPTAQQVIPAQLPAGDAGAVAPNYEYEPNEAGILEDLLPRNISVQILGALLENVASEMGAKMSAMDSATRNAGEMIKKYTLRYNRTRQAMITKELIEIISGAEAL; encoded by the coding sequence ATGCCGAGCCTCAAGGAACTAAAGAATCGCATCGCCTCGGTGAAGGCGACGCAGAAGATCACCAAGGCGATGCAGATGGTCGCCGCGGCGAAGCTGCGTCGTGCCCAGGCTGCCGCGGAAGCTGCGCGTCCGTATGCGGAGCGCATGAACGCCGTGCTCGCCAACGTGGCGGCTGGCGTCAACACCGACGACGGTCCGAAGCTCCTGGCCGGCACCGGTTCCGATCAGACGCATCTTCTCGTCGTCTGCACGGCCGAGCGCGGCCTCTGCGGTGCGTTCAACTCGTCGATCGCCCGTCTCGCCCGCGATCACGCGCTGCGCCTGCAGCGCGACGGCAAGACGGTGAAGATCCTCTGCGTTGGCAAGAAGGGCTACGACATCCTTCGCCGCCAGTTCCAGACGGAAATCATCGAGCTGATCGAGCTTCGCACGGTCAAGCAGATCGGCTTCGTCAACGCCGACGCGATCGGCCGCAAGCTGCTGCAGCTCTATGAAGACGGCCAGTTCGACGTCGCGACGCTGTTCTACGCCAAGTTCCGCTCGGTGATTCAGCAGATCCCGACGGCGCAGCAGGTGATTCCGGCGCAGCTCCCGGCCGGCGATGCCGGCGCGGTCGCGCCGAACTACGAATATGAGCCGAACGAAGCAGGGATCCTCGAGGATCTGCTGCCGCGCAACATTTCGGTCCAGATTCTGGGTGCTCTCCTCGAAAACGTGGCGTCCGAGATGGGCGCCAAGATGTCGGCGATGGATAGCGCCACGCGCAACGCAGGCGAGATGATCAAGAAGTACACGCTCCGCTACAACCGGACGCGCCAGGCGATGATCACCAAGGAACTGATCGAGATCATTTCGGGCGCCGAGGCGCTCTGA
- the atpA gene encoding F0F1 ATP synthase subunit alpha: MDIRAAEISAILKEQIKNFGSEAQVSEVGQVLSVGDGIARVYGLDNVQAGEMVEFPGGTRGMALNLETDNVGIVIFGSDRDIAEGDTVKRTNAIVDVPVGKGLLGRVVDALGNPIDGKGPIEFTERRRVDVKAPGIIPRKSVHEPMQTGLKAIDAMIPIGRGQRELIIGDRQTGKTAVALDAILNQKSINDSGDESKKLYCVYVAIGQKRSTVAQFVKVLEERGALEYSIIIAATASDPAPMQYLAPMAGCAMGEFFRDNGMHALIVYDDLSKQAVAYRQMSLLLRRPPGREAYPGDVFYLHSRLLERAAKLNDDNGNGSLTALPIIETQANDVSAYIPTNVISITDGQIFLETDLFYQGIRPAVNVGLSVSRVGSAAQIKAMKQVAGPIKGELSQYREMAAFAQFGSDLDATTQKLLNRGARLTELLKQQQFSPLKVEEQVAVIYAGVNGYLDRIEVNQVGAFEAGLLASLRSEHKALLDGIRDKRELNDDFRAQLKAALDSFAKSFA, translated from the coding sequence ATGGACATCCGCGCCGCTGAAATCTCCGCAATCCTCAAGGAGCAGATCAAGAATTTCGGCTCCGAGGCTCAGGTTTCCGAAGTCGGACAGGTTCTGTCGGTCGGTGACGGTATTGCCCGCGTCTACGGTCTGGACAATGTCCAGGCCGGCGAGATGGTCGAGTTCCCCGGTGGAACCCGCGGCATGGCCCTGAACCTCGAGACCGACAATGTCGGTATCGTGATCTTCGGCTCCGACCGTGACATCGCCGAAGGCGACACGGTCAAGCGTACCAACGCCATCGTGGACGTGCCGGTCGGCAAGGGTCTGCTCGGCCGCGTCGTCGACGCGCTCGGCAATCCGATCGACGGCAAGGGCCCGATCGAGTTCACCGAGCGTCGCCGCGTCGACGTCAAGGCGCCGGGCATCATCCCGCGCAAGTCGGTGCACGAGCCGATGCAGACCGGCCTCAAGGCGATCGACGCCATGATCCCGATCGGCCGCGGCCAGCGCGAGCTGATCATCGGCGATCGCCAGACCGGCAAGACCGCCGTGGCGCTCGACGCCATCCTGAACCAGAAGTCGATCAACGACAGCGGCGACGAGAGCAAGAAGCTCTATTGCGTCTATGTCGCCATCGGCCAGAAGCGTTCGACCGTCGCGCAGTTCGTGAAGGTGCTCGAGGAGCGCGGCGCGCTCGAATATTCGATCATCATCGCGGCAACCGCTTCGGACCCGGCTCCGATGCAGTACCTGGCCCCGATGGCCGGTTGCGCCATGGGCGAATTCTTCCGCGACAACGGCATGCACGCCCTGATCGTTTATGACGATCTGTCGAAGCAGGCCGTGGCGTACCGCCAGATGTCGCTGCTGCTGCGCCGTCCGCCGGGCCGCGAAGCCTATCCGGGCGACGTCTTCTACCTGCATTCCCGCCTGCTCGAGCGCGCGGCCAAGCTGAACGACGACAATGGCAATGGCTCGCTGACGGCTCTGCCGATCATCGAGACGCAGGCCAACGACGTGTCGGCCTACATCCCGACCAACGTGATCTCGATCACCGACGGCCAGATCTTCCTCGAGACCGACCTGTTCTACCAGGGCATCCGCCCGGCCGTGAACGTCGGCCTCTCGGTGTCGCGCGTCGGCTCCGCCGCCCAGATCAAGGCGATGAAGCAGGTTGCCGGCCCGATCAAGGGCGAGCTGTCGCAGTATCGTGAAATGGCTGCCTTCGCGCAGTTCGGCTCCGATCTCGACGCGACGACGCAGAAGCTGCTCAATCGCGGCGCCCGCCTGACCGAGCTCCTGAAGCAGCAGCAGTTCTCGCCGCTGAAGGTCGAGGAGCAGGTTGCGGTGATCTATGCCGGCGTGAACGGCTATCTCGATCGCATCGAAGTCAACCAGGTCGGCGCGTTCGAGGCAGGCCTGCTGGCTTCGCTTCGCAGCGAGCACAAGGCGCTTCTCGATGGCATCCGCGACAAGCGCGAGCTGAATGACGACTTCCGTGCGCAGCTCAAGGCCGCGCTGGACAGCTTCGCCAAGTCTTTCGCCTGA
- a CDS encoding F0F1 ATP synthase subunit delta yields MAEDKTLVSGVAGRYATALFDLALESGAVDAVDADLSRFTALLSESDDLVRLVQSPVFAADDQLRAVSAVLARAEIGGLVGNFVKVAASNRRLFAVPGMIAGFRQLLAKHRGEVTAEVTSAEPLSDPQTAALKEALKAQIGKDVTLSSNVDPALIGGLVVKVGSRMIDTSLRTKLNSLKIAMKEVG; encoded by the coding sequence GTGGCAGAAGACAAAACTCTCGTATCAGGGGTCGCCGGGCGTTACGCGACGGCACTGTTTGATCTGGCCCTCGAGAGCGGCGCGGTTGACGCCGTCGATGCCGATCTGTCCCGTTTCACGGCCCTGCTGAGCGAGAGCGACGATCTCGTCCGCCTCGTCCAGAGCCCGGTATTCGCCGCGGACGACCAGCTTCGCGCTGTCTCGGCCGTTCTGGCGCGTGCCGAAATCGGCGGCCTGGTCGGCAACTTCGTCAAGGTCGCGGCGAGCAATCGCCGCCTGTTCGCCGTTCCCGGCATGATCGCTGGCTTCCGCCAGCTTCTCGCCAAGCATCGCGGCGAGGTCACCGCCGAGGTGACCAGCGCCGAGCCGCTTTCCGATCCGCAGACCGCGGCGCTGAAGGAAGCGCTCAAGGCGCAGATCGGCAAGGACGTCACGCTTTCTTCGAATGTCGATCCGGCATTGATCGGCGGCCTGGTCGTCAAGGTCGGTAGCCGCATGATCGATACGTCGCTTCGCACCAAACTCAATTCACTCAAGATCGCTATGAAAGAGGTCGGCTGA
- a CDS encoding primosomal protein N' codes for MGRTVSVLLPLAVDGPYTYKVPAGMELSPGDIVRVPLGPREMIGAVWDDPVDPSVGHNRLRAILHHYDSPPLDETLRRFVDWVANYTLSQRGMVLRMVLRAPDALEPERAVAALRLAGREPDRMTAARQRVLDALAGGEPMPKTAVAGFAAVSSSVVNGLVEQGVLEAVMLPPPPLTLPPEPDFARPTFDPGQDDAAKLLRASVDEGAFSVTLIDGITGSGKTEVYFEALAETLRLGKQALVLLPEIALTVDFLDRFARRFGHRPAEWHSEMPPRMRERVWRGVATGAVQAVVGARSALFLPFQKLGLVVVDEEHDTAYKQEEGVIYNARDMAVVRGHIGGFPVVLASATPSIESRVNADQGRYRRLVLSARYAAAKLPEIKPIDLRIDPPERGHFLAPSLIQAIEETIANKGQALLFLNRRGYAPLTLCRSCGHRFQCPNCSTWLVDHRFRGQLVCHHCGHHERRPDQCPVCDAEDSLVACGPGVERVAEEVATRFPDARRIVLSSDLLGGVKKMREEFDAIRRGAADIIIGTQLVAKGHNFPLLALVGVVDADLGLAHGDPRAAERTFQLLAQVTGRAGRAGGESRALLQTYAPEHPVIAAIASGDREAFYAREIEARRIAVLPPFGRLAGIIISAADRATSYGYAMALRRSAPESGPVMVLGPSEAPLAVLRGRHRFRLLVQAPRSVDLQAFLRQWLAEAPPVRGSLRVQVDIDPQSFL; via the coding sequence TTGGGCCGCACCGTGTCCGTCCTGCTGCCACTGGCGGTGGATGGACCCTACACCTACAAAGTGCCGGCCGGTATGGAGCTGTCGCCGGGCGATATCGTGCGCGTGCCGCTTGGCCCGCGCGAGATGATCGGCGCGGTCTGGGACGATCCCGTCGACCCCTCGGTCGGCCACAACCGGCTGCGCGCGATCCTGCATCACTATGATTCGCCGCCGCTCGACGAGACGCTGCGCCGGTTTGTCGACTGGGTCGCGAACTACACGCTGAGCCAGCGCGGCATGGTGCTTCGGATGGTGCTGCGCGCGCCCGATGCGCTGGAGCCGGAGCGCGCGGTCGCCGCGCTGCGCCTGGCCGGCAGAGAGCCCGACCGGATGACGGCGGCGCGCCAGCGCGTCCTCGACGCGCTCGCCGGCGGCGAGCCGATGCCCAAGACCGCGGTTGCCGGCTTTGCCGCCGTTTCCTCGAGCGTCGTCAATGGCTTGGTCGAGCAGGGCGTGCTCGAAGCGGTGATGCTGCCGCCGCCGCCCCTGACCCTGCCGCCGGAACCCGATTTTGCCCGGCCGACCTTCGATCCCGGCCAGGACGACGCGGCGAAGCTGCTGCGCGCCAGCGTCGACGAGGGGGCGTTTTCGGTCACGCTGATCGACGGCATCACCGGCTCGGGCAAGACGGAGGTCTATTTCGAGGCGCTGGCCGAAACGCTGCGCCTGGGCAAGCAGGCGCTGGTGCTGCTGCCGGAAATTGCCCTGACCGTCGATTTCCTCGACCGCTTCGCCCGGCGATTCGGCCATCGGCCGGCCGAGTGGCATTCCGAAATGCCGCCCCGGATGCGCGAACGGGTCTGGCGCGGCGTGGCCACGGGCGCGGTGCAGGCCGTCGTCGGCGCACGCTCGGCGTTGTTCCTGCCGTTCCAGAAGCTCGGCCTCGTCGTAGTCGATGAGGAGCACGATACCGCCTACAAGCAGGAAGAGGGCGTCATCTACAACGCCCGCGACATGGCGGTGGTGCGTGGGCATATAGGCGGCTTCCCGGTCGTGCTCGCCTCGGCGACGCCCTCGATCGAAAGCCGGGTCAATGCCGATCAGGGCCGCTATCGGCGCCTCGTGCTCTCGGCCCGCTATGCGGCCGCGAAACTGCCGGAAATTAAGCCGATCGACCTCCGCATCGACCCGCCGGAGCGCGGCCATTTCCTGGCGCCGTCGCTGATCCAGGCGATCGAGGAGACGATCGCCAACAAGGGCCAGGCGCTGCTGTTCCTCAACCGGCGCGGCTATGCCCCGCTGACGCTCTGCCGCAGCTGCGGCCATCGCTTCCAGTGTCCCAACTGCTCGACCTGGCTGGTCGATCACCGCTTTCGCGGCCAGCTCGTCTGCCACCATTGTGGCCATCACGAGCGCCGGCCCGACCAGTGTCCGGTCTGCGACGCCGAGGACAGCCTCGTCGCCTGCGGACCGGGCGTCGAGCGGGTGGCGGAGGAGGTGGCCACGCGCTTCCCCGATGCGCGGCGAATCGTGCTGTCGAGCGACCTGCTCGGTGGGGTGAAAAAGATGCGCGAGGAGTTCGACGCGATCCGCCGGGGCGCCGCCGACATCATCATCGGCACGCAGCTCGTCGCCAAGGGCCACAATTTTCCGCTGCTGGCTCTGGTCGGCGTCGTCGACGCCGACCTCGGGCTTGCCCATGGCGACCCCAGGGCGGCGGAGCGGACGTTCCAGCTGCTGGCGCAGGTGACGGGCCGCGCCGGTCGCGCCGGCGGCGAGAGCCGCGCGCTGCTGCAGACCTATGCGCCGGAGCACCCGGTGATCGCCGCGATCGCATCGGGCGACCGCGAGGCGTTCTATGCCCGCGAAATCGAGGCGCGGCGAATCGCCGTGCTGCCGCCCTTCGGACGGCTGGCCGGGATCATCATTTCGGCGGCCGATCGCGCCACATCCTATGGCTATGCGATGGCGCTGCGCCGGAGCGCGCCGGAGAGCGGGCCTGTCATGGTGCTCGGGCCCTCCGAGGCGCCGCTGGCGGTGCTGCGGGGGCGCCACCGCTTCCGCCTTCTCGTGCAGGCGCCCCGATCCGTCGACCTGCAGGCCTTCCTGCGCCAGTGGCTGGCTGAGGCGCCACCCGTGCGCGGCAGCCTCCGGGTCCAGGTCGATATCGATCCGCAGAGCTTCCTTTGA
- a CDS encoding antibiotic biosynthesis monooxygenase family protein, translating into MILEHALLTVKPGQASAFEDAMSKAAPLIAASPGFLGLEVRPSIEAPGTYLLLVRWESLTDHDPGFRSSDRYQHWKALLHDFYDPFPTVTHFSEPLLL; encoded by the coding sequence ATGATCCTCGAACATGCCCTTCTTACGGTGAAGCCAGGCCAAGCCAGCGCCTTCGAGGACGCCATGAGCAAGGCAGCGCCGCTAATCGCCGCCAGCCCCGGCTTCCTGGGCCTGGAGGTGCGGCCGTCGATCGAGGCGCCCGGCACCTACCTCCTGCTGGTCCGCTGGGAAAGCCTGACCGATCACGATCCCGGTTTCCGCAGTTCCGATCGCTACCAGCACTGGAAGGCGCTGCTGCACGACTTCTACGATCCGTTTCCGACCGTGACCCATTTCTCCGAGCCGCTGCTGCTTTAG
- a CDS encoding tyrosine recombinase XerC, with translation MSAPPLVIAARDTLEQIEAWGEHLRGERRLSPKTLEAYSRDLDQFLSFLTSHIGNPPTLADFAAIRTADLRGFMATRRSSGAGARTLARGLAGIRSFIGFLEREGHANGAAFRAMRAPRQPKTLPRPLAAASALRVVEMDEQLDEEPWVAARNAAVLALCYGSGLRISEALGIRRADAPLDPAATLRVTGKGGKIRLVPVLPVVAEAVAEYLRLAPSQSKPDGPLFLGVRGGPLKARIIQLAMAKLRGALGLAESATPHALRHSFATHLLANGGDLRAIQELLGHASLSTTQVYTAIDTERLLDVFEKAHPRAGNNRPA, from the coding sequence ATGTCCGCACCGCCCCTCGTCATCGCCGCCCGCGACACGCTCGAGCAGATCGAAGCGTGGGGCGAGCACCTGCGCGGCGAACGGCGCCTGTCGCCAAAAACGCTCGAAGCCTATTCGCGCGATCTCGACCAGTTTCTCTCGTTCCTGACCAGCCATATCGGCAATCCGCCGACGCTCGCCGATTTCGCCGCCATCCGCACGGCCGACCTGCGCGGTTTCATGGCGACGCGGCGCTCGTCCGGTGCCGGAGCGCGAACCCTGGCGCGCGGCCTGGCCGGCATCCGCTCGTTCATCGGCTTCCTGGAGCGCGAGGGACATGCCAATGGCGCCGCCTTCCGCGCGATGCGTGCACCGCGCCAGCCCAAGACCCTGCCCCGGCCTCTCGCCGCCGCCTCGGCCTTGCGCGTCGTCGAGATGGACGAACAGCTCGACGAGGAGCCATGGGTGGCGGCCCGCAATGCCGCCGTGCTGGCGCTCTGCTACGGCTCGGGGCTGCGTATCTCGGAGGCGCTCGGCATTCGTCGCGCCGACGCACCGCTCGATCCCGCCGCGACGCTACGGGTCACCGGCAAGGGCGGCAAGATCCGTCTGGTGCCGGTGCTGCCGGTCGTGGCCGAAGCGGTCGCGGAATATCTCCGCCTGGCGCCGTCTCAGTCGAAGCCCGATGGACCGCTGTTCCTCGGCGTCCGGGGCGGGCCGCTCAAGGCGCGCATCATCCAGCTTGCCATGGCAAAGCTTCGCGGCGCGCTCGGCCTCGCCGAAAGCGCCACGCCGCATGCGCTGCGGCACTCCTTCGCGACGCATCTGCTCGCCAATGGCGGCGATCTCCGCGCCATCCAGGAACTGCTGGGCCACGCCAGCCTGTCGACGACGCAGGTCTATACCGCGATCGACACGGAGCGCCTCCTCGACGTGTTCGAGAAGGCGCATCCGCGCGCCGGCAACAACAGGCCGGCCTGA
- a CDS encoding class I SAM-dependent methyltransferase, with protein sequence MTQSTQDAAAPRQSHDGLVVQQFGSQASAYVSSIVHAQGADLQQMVEIAARTPDARAIDLGCGGGHVAYGVAPVVASVVAYDLSAGMLEAVAAETAKRGFRNLTIRQGAAEKLPFADGEFDVVLSRYSAHHWQNVRQGIREARRVVKSGGTAVISDVIAPEVPVSDTFLQTFEMLRDPSHVRNYSVAEWTEIAARAGFAVVGVTRRRLPLNFDAWVGRMRTPQVQVAAIRALQAAMSEPVRQHFAIEPDGSFTIDQAVFELVAV encoded by the coding sequence ATGACCCAATCGACCCAAGACGCCGCCGCCCCGCGACAGAGCCATGACGGCCTGGTCGTGCAGCAGTTCGGCTCCCAGGCTTCGGCCTATGTCTCCAGCATCGTCCACGCCCAGGGCGCCGACCTCCAGCAGATGGTCGAGATCGCGGCCCGCACGCCGGACGCCCGCGCCATCGACCTCGGCTGCGGCGGCGGCCATGTGGCCTATGGCGTCGCGCCGGTCGTCGCCTCGGTGGTGGCCTATGACCTGTCGGCCGGCATGCTGGAGGCCGTCGCGGCCGAGACGGCCAAGCGCGGCTTCCGCAACCTGACTATCCGGCAGGGCGCGGCGGAAAAGCTGCCCTTCGCTGACGGCGAATTCGATGTGGTGCTGTCGCGCTATTCGGCCCATCACTGGCAGAATGTCCGCCAGGGCATTCGCGAGGCGCGTCGCGTTGTGAAAAGCGGCGGCACGGCGGTGATCTCGGACGTCATCGCGCCGGAAGTGCCGGTCAGCGACACCTTCCTGCAGACCTTCGAAATGCTGCGCGATCCCTCGCATGTGCGCAATTATTCTGTGGCCGAATGGACGGAGATCGCGGCGCGGGCGGGCTTTGCCGTCGTCGGTGTGACGCGCCGCCGCCTGCCGCTCAATTTCGACGCCTGGGTTGGGCGGATGCGGACGCCGCAGGTTCAGGTCGCGGCGATTCGCGCTTTGCAGGCGGCGATGTCGGAGCCGGTGCGCCAGCATTTCGCGATCGAGCCCGACGGCTCGTTCACGATCGACCAGGCGGTGTTCGAACTCGTCGCGGTGTAG